Proteins encoded in a region of the Micromonas commoda chromosome 10, complete sequence genome:
- a CDS encoding predicted protein codes for MDLKSIKGALKSAAGKASKAAHEAGISAYASAKGAVANAASTATGALRCTREYDLDAPVAASGGPGCLFTVVDATRRCKGGATSKAAAAAAAAADPTTPNSRVSVWLLDKRALTEDGRHSKEEVEQMLQLIRDDASRMLKLRHPGVLRLEQPLEETRTHLALVTEPVFASAADILAKGANLAGKRRERAKSLEQATGGGAVGAAGADSSSGRGPSRGETEGARLAATKLSQLEVKHGAAALAGALRFIHESAGLVLRGLNPGCVVVTSRGDWKIGVGAFAHARGGTDGGNQADFYLGPSGAVNKPLNVGYGSSDSEAFVTGPLPLVPPAGYVAPELVLGAMKGGYVGAGVAEPTGSADVFSLGAIVHELAGNPPLLGEACCASVGGGDVGEGEYRRGLANARFVGGCASVVSRMCAEDPGKRIGSADVTSDAWFANDVGLAALRELDGFIQSDVLSRAAFLQSLQGRWDLFDARVTQYRVLPPLLTELRTPELQPLVLPLILNLAERQTPTDFSEWTLPHLAPLLATATGHTLGTILKSTAAFADRVPSPETFELYVLPAVLRGVAAPEVLVQEEALRQVTAAAHKVTPETLRCTVVPLLHKTAVDTTAAAVRVNALVALGKIAPCFAVPEFDATLDALHRIAANDRAAATVMCVLGVADAMGKVGGVNLIASRCLPLACPLMLAPGLNRAQIGTVSRVLGGMLRRVEEARVATAPPAPPPPKRPPASVEATAASGGIGGIGGGADPFAASGAATDLLRGANANANAGEGTLATRKVGGTPIIRGSTPMRLTPPPGAVPRVSSATEQLTAALSAGDNLETLFTDLGYRPEPPGPMFAGMNVHPGVGAGAGRTGRGAVDAKEFSLL; via the coding sequence ATGGATCTCAAGAGCATCAAGGGCGCGCTCAAGTCGGCCGCGGGGAAGGCGTCCAAGGCTGCGCACGAGGCTGGGATCTCGGCGTACGCCagcgcgaagggcgccgtggccaacgccgcgtccacggccACGGGTGCGCTGCGTTGCACGCGCGAgtacgacctcgacgccccggtCGCGGCATCGGGTGGACCCGGGTGTCTGTTCACCGTCGTGGACGCCACGCGAAGGTGTAAGGGGGGCGCCACGAGCAAGgctgccgctgccgccgctgctgccgctgacccgacgacgcccaaTTCCAGAGTCAGCGTCTGGCTCCTCGACAagcgcgcgctcaccgaggaTGGCCGGCACTCCAAGGAGGAGGTCGAGCAGATGCTGCAACtcatccgcgacgacgcctcgcggATGCTGAAACTCAGGCACCCGGGAGTGCTGCGGCTGGAGCAGCCACTCGAAGAGACCCGAACGcatctcgcgctcgtcaccgaaCCCGTGTTTGCCTCCGCGGCTGACATCCTCGCCAAgggcgccaacctcgcgggaaagcgacgcgaacgcgccaaGTCGCTGGAGCAGGCGACGGGAGGGGGTGCCGTgggagccgccggcgccgattCGTCTTCCGGACGCGGACCGTCGCGCGGAGAAACCGAGGGAGCGAGACTCGCAGCGACGAAGCTCTCGCAGCTCGAGGTGAaacacggcgcggcggcgctggcgggtgCCCTACGATTCATCCACGAATCCGCCGGGCTGGTGCTCCGCGGGCTGAACCCGGGGTGCGTGGTGGTGACGAGCCGCGGGGACTGGAagatcggcgtcggggcgttCGCGCACGCCAGGGGCGGGACAGATGGCGGCAACCAGGCGGACTTTTACCTCGGACCCTCGGGCGCCGTGAATAAACCGCTAAACGTGGGATACGGTTCCTCGGACAGCGAGGCGTTCGTCACCGGACCTCTGCCGCTGGTTCCCCCCGCGGGATACGTGGCGCCGGAGCTGGTGCTCGGGGCGATGAAGGGCGGGTacgtgggcgcgggcgtggcggAGCCGACGGGTTCGGCCGACGTCTTTTCcctcggcgccatcgtccACGAGTTGGCGGGAAATCCGCCGCTGCTGGGCGAGGCGTGCTGTgcgagcgtcggcgggggcgacgtcggcgagggagagTACAGACGCGGGctggcgaacgcgcggttCGTCGGCGGGTGCGCGTCGGTGGTGTCGAGGATGTGCGCCGAGGATCCGGGGAAAAGAATCGGTTCGGCGGATGTTACAAGTGACGCGTGGTTCGCCAACgacgtcggcctcgccgcgcttcgcgagctGGACGGTTTCATACAGAGCGACGTGTTGTCTCGCGCCGCGTTTCTTCAGTCGCTTCAGGGTCGTTGGGACCtgttcgacgcgcgggtgacgcaGTACAGGGTGTTACCCCCGCTGCTCACGGAGCTTCGAACGCCCGAGCTGCAGCCGCTGGTGCTGCCGCTGATCCTCAACCTCGCGGAGCGGCAGACGCCGACGGATTTCAGCGAGTGGACGCTGCCCCACCTGGCGCCTCTCCTGgccaccgcgacgggtcACACGCTGGGCACCATATTGaagtccacggcggcgttcgcggaccGCGTGCCCTCCCCTGAAACCTTCGAACTGTACGTCCTCCCGGCTGTCCtgcgaggcgtcgccgcgccggaggtgCTCGTACAGGAGGAAGCCCTGCGCCAGGTcacggccgcggcgcacaaGGTGACTCCCGAGACTTTGCGATGCACCGTCGTGCCCTTGCTGCACaagaccgcggtggacaccacggccgccgcggtgagggtCAACGCGTTGGTTGCGCTGGGAAAGATCGCGCCGTGCTTCGCCGTGCCCGAGTttgacgcgacgctcgacgcgttGCACCGGATAGCGGCgaacgaccgcgccgccgccacggtGATGTGCGTGCTGGGCGTGGCGGACGCCATGGGTAAGGTGGGCGGCGTGAACCTTATCGCGTCCAGGTGCCTGCCGCTGGCGTGTCCGCTGATGCTCGCGCCGGGTCTTAACCGAGCGCAGATCGGGACGGTGAGTCGGGTGTTGGGGGGGATGCTGCGTCgggtcgaggaggcgagggtcgccaccgcgccgcccgcgccgccccctccCAAGcgaccgcccgcgtccgtcgaggcgaccgccgcgtccggagGGATTGGAGGGATCGGAGGGGGCGCGGatccgttcgccgcgtcgggtgCGGCGACGGATCTTTTAcggggcgcgaacgcgaatGCGAACGCGGGGGAGGGAACTTTGGCAACGCGAAAGGTTGGCGGGACGCCCATTATTCGTGGCTCTACGCCCATGCgtttgacgccgccgccgggggc
- the CAV1 gene encoding voltage-gated ion channel superfamily (sodium ion channel), producing MCEGIPNYSLFILGKRNPIRAATISLVKGPYFDQFILLLILANCVFLAMDTNEVLFEESSWGKAVSMSEVVFTGIYVVEMILKIIAMGFVLGKGSYLSDPWNRMDFFVVVLGLLAYLPGMGNFSGIRTVRILRPLRTITGVRGMRQLVVTLLRSLPMLLDVLILVFFAFFIFGIVGLQLFMSKTSQRCAILANPASGCALPAAPVWEFQGGEGGDELCSGPSLGSYPNRGDGGEGNSCPAGQYCVTQRKQDLPNFGYSNFDNIAWAWLTIFQCISMEGWTNIMYMVMDTVTTWTWPYFVVLIVFGSFFAVNLALAVLFVYFTGAGTDGEDPDEEKELPLPTQDGEVAVTHKNALQKVCFNIASSTRFEQLTIGLIILNTVVMASDHNRMPKEQQQANEYVNFFLFAYFVVEMIIKLIGFGPRGYAKDQMNLFDGFVVLMSCVEVVVGFISSDNGNNYLSVLRTFRLLRVFKLARSWKQLNDIITTMFKSLAGISYLSLILLLFMYVFALLGMQLFGSDHARHSFDNIFWAFITIFQILTGENWNEVMYDGMRHVSEWTCIYFIVLVVLGNYIILNLFLAILLDNFAAGDNEEGEKGEGKKGSRPSSRANAGSRPGSQGPSIKDEKGNKLKSYNSIAAWKAEDFNPKTSELDKLKAQGVDPKHILYGKHVPALKHRSLYIFGPKNPLRLAIAKVIYHRYFEYFIIGVILISSIILAVDGPAYSKDAPLKTAMDILDIVFLFMFVLEAMMKVIVRGFVAHEGAYLRSAWNVLDFIIVIVGLIAFGIEYSDGSSRDLMAVRALRTFRALRPLRMASRAQGMKVVVNALFSAVPGITNVAFVCLLFYVIFGILGLNLFMGKMYYCADTDDLSTRLVPESMGSTCEPRAYNTHWTNPRDYDFDNIGHSMLSLFEMATLEGWLEIMYHGADTTEVDLQPIRDNNPYYCLFFAFFIIVGSFFVMNLFVGVTIDKFNEMKEKQEKSVFMTDEQQSWVTIQRLLVGIRLKKTANRPLNRMRNFIYDVVTSRSFETLILCLIMANILVMSMTHADMSDEFENVLFLLNCGFAGIFAIEAIMKLIAFKPSGYFRDPWNTFDFMVVSLSVAGIAVTLTTDISATYLSIIRVFRVARIFRLIPKAKGLKKLFQTLLYSLPALANVGSVLFLFFFIFAVLGMNLFGKVRVTGNFLNRYANFETFGYSMLTLFRMATGEAWNGIMHDCMITKQCDLNEDLYTNQCTPHPVGAIIFFCFFCILCAFVMLNLVIAVILDNFQNNSKTSELGVSKEDMMHFTDVWMRLDPRATYYIPAESLPRVIGAMDHPVGTRGLSKREAKTKCMHIIMTVDIPNHDGKIHFLETLHALTGRIAGTELPESEEVKVRDSMVDRLPTFASDKDVPKFTAAHFHAALYVQAAVRGYMQRYRMREKLAQAEKLAQEKREAAVAGK from the exons ATGTGCGAGGGCATCCCCAATTATTCTCTGTTCATCCTGGGCAAGCGCAACCCGATTCGCGCGGCAACCATCAGCTTGGTGAAGGGGCCGTACTTCGACCAATTCATCCTCCTGTTGATTCTCGCCAACTGCGTCTTCCTCGCGATGGACACGAACGAGGTGCTGTTCGAAGAGAGCTCGTGGGGCAAAGCGGTGTCGATGTCCGAGGTCGTTTTCACGGGCATATACGTGGTGGAGATGATCCTGAAAATCATCGCCATGGGCTTCGTGCTGGGGAAGGGGAGCTACCTGAGCGATCCCTGGAACAGGATGGACtttttcgtcgtcgtgctcggACTGTTGGCGTACCTGCCGGGCATGGGAAACTTCTCGGGGATCAGGACGGTGCGAATATTGCGTCCGCTGCGAACGATCACCGGCGTGAGGGGCATGCGGCAGCTCGTGGTGACCCTGCTCCGGTCCCTGCCGATGCTCCTCGACGTTTTGATCCTGGTGTTCTTTGCGTTTTTCATCTTCGGCATCGTCGGCTTACAGCTGTTCATGTCGAAGACGTCGCAGCGGTGCGCCATCTTGGCCAACCCCGCGAGCGG ctgtgcgctACCCGCGGCACCCGTGTGGGAGTTTCaggggggcgagggcggcgacgagctgtGCTCCGGCCCTAGTTTGGGCTCCTATCCGAaccgcggggacggcggcgaagggaaCTCGTGTCCGGCCGGCCAGTACTGCGTCACCCAGCGAAAGCAGGATCTGCCAAACTTTGGGTACAGCAACTTCGACAACATCGCGTGGGCGTGGCTGACAATCTTCCAGTGCATCAGCATGGAGGGCTGGACCAACATCATGTACATGGTCATGGACACGgtgacgacgtggacgtggccgtacttcgtcgtcctcatcgtctTCGGATCGTTTTTCGCCGTGAActtggcgctcgcggtgctgTTCGTGTActtcaccggcgcggggacggatGGGGAGGATCCGGATGAGGAGAAGGAGTTACCCTTGCCGACgcaggacggcgaggtggcggTGACGCACAAGAACGCTCTGCAGAAAGTATGTTTCAACATCGCGTCCTCGACCCGGTTCGAGCAGCTCACGATCGGTCTCATCATCCTTAACACCGTGGTGATGGCGTCAGATCACAACCGCATGCCAAAGGAGCAACAGCAGGCTAACGAGTACGTCAACTTTTTCCTCTTCGCCTACTTTGTCGTCGAGATGATCATCAAGCTCATCGGATTCGGCCCGAGGGGCTACGCCAAGGATCAGATGAACCTATTCGACGGGTTCGTAGTGCTCATGTCGTGCGTCGAGGTTGTCGTGGGTTTCATATCGAGCGACAACGGCAACAACTACCTCTCTGTGCTTCGAACGTTTCGTCTGCTTCGCGTGTTCAAGCTGGCGAGGTCGTGGAAGCAGCTGAACGACATCATCACCACGATGTTCAAGTCGCTCGCGGGCATCTCGTATCTCTCCCTGATTTTGTTGCTGTTCATGTACGTGTTTGCGCTGCTGGGCATGCAGCTGTTTGG GAGCGACCACGCTAGGCACTCGTTCGACAACATCTTCTGGGCGTTCATCACGATATTCCAGATACTCACCGGCGAGAACTGGAACGAGGTGATGTACGACGGCATGAGGCACGTGAGCGAGTGGACGTGCATCTACTTCATCGTGCTGGTGGTGCTGGGCAACTACATCATCCTAAACCTGTTCCTTGCGATCCTCCTCGATAACTTCGCCGCTGGAGATAACGAGGAAGGGGAGAAAGGGGAGGGGAAGAAAGGGTCGaggccgtcctcgcgcgccaaTGCTGGCAGCCGACCGGGCTCGCAAGGCCCGTCGATCAAGGACGAGAAGGGAAACAAGCTAAAGAGCTACAACTCAATAGCGGCGTGGAAAGCTGAGGATTTCAACCCGAAGACGAGCGAGCTGGACAAGCTCAAGGCGCAGGGCGTGGACCCAAAGCACATCTTATACGGTAagcacgtccccgcgctcaAGCACAGGTCGCTGTACATCTTCGGCCCCAAAAATCCGCTGCGGCTGGCCATCGCAAAGGTCATCTACCACAGATACTTTGAGTACTTCATCATCGGCGTGATCCTGATTAGCTCGATCATCCTGGCGGTGGACGGTCCGGCGTACAGTAAAGACGCCCCC CTCAAGACGGCGATGGACATATTGGATATCGTGTTCCTCTTTATGTTTGTGCTTGAGGCGATGATGAAGGTGATCgtccgcggcttcgtcgcgcACGAAGGGGCTTACCTGCGCAGCGCCTGGAACGTGCTCGATTTCATCATCGTCATCGTGGGGTTGATCGCGTTCGGCATCGAGTACAGCGACGGGTCCTCGCGCGACCTGATGGCGGTGAGGGCGCTTCGAACGTTCAGGGCGTTGAGACCCCTGCGCatggcgtcgcgagcgcagGGCATGAAGGTTGTGGTCAACGCCCTGTTCAGCGCGGTTCCCGGGATCACCAACGTGGCGTTCGTGTGCCTCTTGTTCTACGTCATCTTCGGCATCCTCGGCCTCAACCTCTTCATGGGGAAGATGTATTACTGCGCGGACACCGACGACCTGTCCACGCGACTGGTCCCGGAGAGTATGGGA TCGACGTGCGAACCGAGGGCGTACAACACGCACTGGACCAACCCGCGCGATTACGATTTTGACAACATCGGGCACTCCATGCTCTCGTTGTTCGAGATGGCGACGCTCGAGGGCTGGCTGGAGATCATGTACCACGGCGCGGACACCACCGAAGTCGACCTGCAGCCGATACGGGATAACAACCCGTACTACTGCCTCTTCTTTGCGTTTTTCATCATCGTGGGATCCTTCTTTGTCATGAACTTGTTTGTCGGCGTGACCATCGACAAGTTCAACGAGATGAAGGAGAAGCAGGAGAAGAGCGTGTTCATGACCGACGAGCAGCAATCGTGGGTCACGATCCAGCGTCTGTTGGTGGGAATCAGGCTGAAGAAGACGGCGAACAGGCCACTGAACCGCATGCGCAACTTCATCTACGATGTCGTCACCAGCCGATCGTTTGAGACGCTGATTCTGTGTCTCATCATGGCGAACATCCTCGTCATGTCCATGACCCACGCGGACATGTCGGATGAGTTTGAGAATGTTTTGTTCCTCCTCAACTGCGGGTTCGCGGGTATCTTTGCGATCGAGGCGATCATGAAGCTCATCGCGTTCAAGCCCAGCGGATACTTCCGGGATCCCTGGAACACGTTTGATTTCATGGTTGTCTCGCtgtccgtcgcgggcatcgcggtGACCTTGACCACGGACATCTCAGCTACGTATCTGAGCATCATCCGTGTGTTCCGCGTGGCGAGAATCTTCAGACTGATTCCCAAGGCGAAGGGGCTGAAGAAGTTGTTCCAGACGTTGCTCTATTCGCTTCCGGCTCTGGCCAACGTGGGCAGCGTCTTGTTCCTGTTCTTCTTCATCTTCGCCGTTCTCGGCATGAACCTGTTCGGTAAGGTTCGCGTCACCGGCAACTTCCTCAACAGGTATGCCAACTTCGAGACGTTCGGGTACTCGATGCTGACGTTGTTCCGCATGGCGACTGGCGAAGCTTGGAACGGCATCATGCACGACTGCATGATCACAAAGCAGTGC GATCTGAACGAGGACCTGTACACCAACCAGTGCACTCCGCACCCGGTGGGCGCGATCATCTTCTTCTGCTTCTTCTGCATCCTGTGCGCGTTTGTCATGCTCAACCTCGTCATCGCGGTCATCTTGGACAACTTCCAGAACAACTCAAAGACATCAGAGCTCGGCGTGAGCAAGGAGGACATGATGCACTTCACAGACGTCTGGATGCGCCTGGATCCGAGGGCGACCTACTATATTCCCGCGGAAAGTCTGCCACGTGTTatcggcgcgatggaccaCCCGGTGGGCACGCGAGGTTTGAGCAAGCGCGAGGCCAAGACAAAATGCATGCATATCATCATGACGGTTGATATTCCCAACCACGACGGCAAGATTCACTTCCTCGAGACCCTCCACGCGCTGACGGGGAGGATCGCCGGGACGGAGCTGCCGGAGTCCGAGGAGGTCAAGGTCAGAGACTCGATGGTGGACAGGTTGCCCACCTTTGCGAGCGACAAGGACGTCCCAAAGTTCACGGCGGCGCACTTCCACGCGGCGCTCTACGTGCAGGCTGCCGTGAGGGGATACATGCAGCGGTACAGGATGAGGGAGAAgctggcgcaggcggagaagctcgcgcaggagaagcgggaggcggcggtggcgggaaAATGA